The sequence below is a genomic window from Deltaproteobacteria bacterium GWC2_55_46.
GTTGTTGGCCCTGTTGTACTCGGCCTGTATCGTCCTCCTTCTCGCGGTCTCATCGATGGCCGCCTTCATGGAACGGGTAACGGCGTCACCGTAAAGGATGACCCTCCCGTTGACGTTCCGCGCGGCCCTGCCGCATGTCTGTATGAGAGAGCGCTCCGAGCGGAGAAAGCCCTCCTTGTCCGCGTCCAGGATGGCCACGAGCGATACCTCCGGTATGTCGAGCCCCTCCCTCAGGAGGTTTATGCCGATGAGCACGTCGAACTTGCCCATCCTCAGGTCCCTGATAATCTCCACCCTCTCCAGCGTCTCTATGTCCGAGTGCAGGTACTTGACCTTGAGCCCCAGCTCGGCGTAGTACTGCGCCAGGTCCTCGGCCATCCTCTTCGTAAGCGTCGTCACAAGCACCCGCTCGCCCTGTTTGACCCTCTTCCTTATTTCTCCGAGGAGGTCGTCTACCTGGCTCGCCGCAGGCCTGACATCTATTTCAGGGTCCATGAGCCCGGTCGGCCTTATTACCTGCTCCACCACGTTGCCCAGGGCCATCCGGTGCTCGTACTCGCCGGGAGTAGCCGATACGTAGACGGCCTGTTTTATCCTCCTGGAGAACTCATCGAACTTTAGCGGCCTGTTGTCCAGAGCCGACGGCAATCTGAAGCCGTACTCGACGAGCGTCTTTTTCCTGGAGAAGTCCCCGTGGTACATGCCGTTGAGCTGTGGGACCGTGATATGGCTTTCGTCCACGAAGAGGAGATAGTCCTCCGGGAAGTAGTCTATCAGCGTATATGGCGGCTCGCCCGGGAGCCTGCCGGAGATGTGCCTTGAGTAGTTCTCTATCCCCGAGCAGTAGCCCATCTCCTGGAGCATCTCGATATCGAAAAGCGTCCTCTGTTCGAGCCTCTGCGCCTCAAGGAGCTTTCTCTGCGCGTTAAGCTCCCCGAGCCTTTCCCTCAGCTCGTCCCTTATAGACTCTATGGCCCGGCTGAGGTTCTCCCTTGTGGTGACGTAATGGCTCGCCGGGTGGATGAGCGCCTTTTCCACCTTCCTCAAGGGCTTGCCCCGCAACGGGTCTATCTCGGAGATGTTCTCGATGGTATCGCCGAAGAACTCGAACCTCAACGCGGTCTCAGCCTCGTAGACAGGGAAGACATCGACGACGTCGCCGCGGACCCTGAAGGCCCCCCTGTGGAAGTCCACGTCGTTTCTGTCGTACTGCATCTCCACCAGCTTTTTGATGAGCACCGCCCTGTCCGTCTCCATGCCCCTTTCAGCGTATACGTGCATAGACCCGTAATCGTCCGGCGAGCCTATGCCGTAGATGCAGGAGACAGAGGCCACTATGATGACGTCTTTTCTCGTAAGGAGGGAGTGTGTAGTCGAGTGCCTGAGCTTGTCTATCTCGTCGTTTATCGACGCGTCCTTCTCGATGAAGGTATCTGTCGTCGGGACGTAGGCCTCCGGCTGGTAATAGTCGTAATATGATACGAAGTACTCGACGGCGTTTTCCGGGAAGAGGTCCCTGAACTCCGCGAAGAGCTGGGCCGCCAGGGTCTTATTGGGCGCGATGACGAGGGCCGGCCTGCCAAGCTCCTCGATGACCTTTGCCGCCGTAAAGGTCTTGCCGGACCCTGTCACCCCCAGAAGTATCTGGTGCTTTTCTCCCCCCTCGGTTCCTTTGACAAGGGCCTCTATGGCCCGGGGCTGGTCCCCCTTTGGCGTGTAATCCGTCCTCATCCGGAAAGGCGTATCCTTCTTTCTCATTCAAGTCCCTGTTATTGCTTCGGTTTTAGAGTAGAGTTTTACTGTTAAAGATACCATGAAAAGGGGGTAGTGTAAACAGACCGGAACGTCCGGCGCGAGATCGCTTGCCCAAAAAATATTTTAAATTCCGGCCACCTTGTGCTATTTTTATTGTTTCGGTCGAAAAACGCGAACCGGAACAAGGAGCCATATTTAAATGGACTACAAAGAGACCCTCAACCTTCCGAAGACAGACTTCCAGATGCGGGCCGAGCTCCCCAGAAAGGAGCCCGAGACGCTAAAGGCATGGGAGGAGACCGGCCTCTACGGGAAAATAATGGAGGCTGGCAAGGGCAGGCCCAAATACACCCTTCACGACGGGCCGCCATACGCCAACGGCAACATCCACATCGGCCACGCCCTCAACAAGATACTCAAGGACATCGTGGTAAAAAGCCGTTTCATGAACGGCTTCTCTACCGACTATGTGCCGGGCTGGGACTGCCACGGCCTCCCTATAGAGCTGCAGGTGGAAAAGGAGCTCGGCAAGGAGAAGTCCCAGCTCTCGAAGGTTGAGATAAGAAAGCGGTGCAGGGCCTATGCCGCGAAGTTCGTCGATATTCAGCGCGAGGACTTCAAGCGCCTCGGCGTATTCGGAGAGTGGGGCAACCCGTACCTTACGATGGACTTCGCCTACCAGGCCTCGATACTCCGCGAGCTCGGCAGGTTCGTCTCAGAGGGGCTCGTCTACAAGGGCAAAAAACCCGTCCACTGGTGCTCGTCCTGCAGGACCGCGCTGGCAGAGGCAGAGGTAGAGTACTACGACAAGACCTCCCCTTCGATATACGTAAGGTTCTCACTCGACAAGGGGGAGCTTGAAAAGAGGCTCGGCCTCTCGATCCCGGACGAGAAGGCATATATCGTCATCTGGACCACCACCCCATGGACCCTGCCGGCGAACCTGGCGGTAGCGCTCCACCCTGAGCTCGATTACTCGCTCGTATCAGCCAGCGGGGCGGCATATATAGTCGCGAAGGGGCTCCTTGAGGAGGTATCAAAAAAACTCGGATGGGAGGCCCCGAAAGAACTGAAGGAATTCCGCGAGGAGGCCTTGAAGGGGCTCAAGGCCCGCCATCCCTTTATCGACAGGGACTCGCCCCTGCTGCCCGGCGAGCACGTAACCCTTGACGCGGGCACCGGGGTAGTACACATCGCGCCAGGCCACGGCCAAGAAGACTACGAGCTGGGGCTAAAGTTCGGCCTCGAGATATATAACCCGGTAGATAACGCCGGCAAGTTCATGCAGGTAGTGCCGGAGTTCGCAGGCCAGCAGGTCTTCAAGGCCAACGACGCCATAGTAGAGCTCCTCAGGCAAAACGGCTCGCTGCTTCTGAAAGAAGATATAAAACATTCATACCCCCACTGCTGGCGCTGTAAATCACCTATCATCTTCAGGGCCACAGAGCAGTGGTTCGCCTCGATGGAGGCCGGGGGCTTGAGGGCCAAGGCGCTCGACGCCATCTCGAACAAGGTGCGCTGGATCCCCTCCTGGGGCAGGGACCGCATCTATAACATGGTCTTGAACAGGCCGGACTGGTGCCTCTCCAGGCAGAGGGCATGGGGCGTGCCGATACCCGCGCTAAAATGCAAGGGATGCGGAGAATCGCTCCTGGATGCCGGCCTTATAGAGTGGCTCGCCAGGGAGGTCGAGAAAAAGGGCGCTGACGTCTGGTTTGAAAAGGACGCAACAGAGCTTGCGTTGGCAGGCACCGCCTGCCCGAAGTGCGGGTCAAAGGAGTTCGAGAAGGAAGAAGACATCCTCGACGTCTGGTTCGACTCCGGCGTAAGCTTCTCGGCGGTGCTCGAATCGCGCGGCAACCTTAAATTCCCGGCTGACCTATATCTCGAAGGCAGTGACCAGCACAGGGGCTGGTTCCACTCGTCGCTCCTCGCCTCAGAGGGCACACGCTCCACCCCGCCATACAACGCCGTCCTCACACACGGGTTCGTGGTCGACGGCTCAGGCAGGAAAATGAGCAAGTCCATCGGCAACGTCGTCGCCCCGCAGGAGGTCATCGGCAGGTACGGAGCCGAGGTCTTGAGGCTCTGGGTGGCTGGCGAGGACTATAGAGAAGACATACGCATTTCCGAAGAGATCTTGAAGAGGCTCTCCGAGGCTTACAGGAGGATAAGGAACACCTTCCGCTTCATACTCGGCAACCTCTACGACTTCGACCCGGCCAGAGACGGGGTAAGATACGAAGAGCTGGAAGAGCTCGACAGGCTTACCCTCCATAAGCTCGCGAAGCTTACCGCGCGCTTAAGAGAGGCTTACGAGGAATTCGAGTTCCACGCCGTCTATCACTCGGTCCACAACTTCTGCACGGTCGACCTCTCGGCCTTCTACCTCGACGTAGTAAAGGACAGGCTCTATACCTACAGGGCCGACTCAAGGGGGCGCCGCGCGGCCCAGACCACCATCTGGCTTGTGCTCGACCACCTTCTGCGCCTCACCGCCCCGGTGCTCGTCTTCACGACCGACGAGGCATGGGGGTTCATGCCTGGGGAAAAAGCGGAGAGCGTGCACCTCTCATCAATGCCTGAACCGGAAAAGGAATGGCTCGACCCGGCGCTCGAAGAGAAATGGGAAAGATTGATGGCGTACAAGGGCGAGATAGCGAAGGCCATCGAAGGTGCGAGGCAGGGCAAGATCGTCGGCCACCCCCTTGACGCTCAGGTAGTGCTCTATCCGCCCGCCAAGGACCTTGAGCTTATGATGAGCGAGGAGAAGGCCCTCGAGGAGGTGCTTATCATCTCAAGGCTCATCGTATCCCAGGAGCCGTTGGTCGAAACCTCTGCGGGAGAGGCTTCGTTCAATTTCAAGTCCCAGGAAATACCGGGCCTTGACATCGTCGTCGGCAAGGCCGAGGGCGGCAAATGCGAGAGGTGCTGGCACTACAGCACCTACGTCGGGAAGGACCATGAACACCCGGCTATCTGCGACAGATGCGTGGAGGCACTGGCATAAGCGTCCATTGGAAGATATTCGCGGCTACCGTCCTGACGGTAGCCGCCCTCGACCAGGCTACGAAGCTCATCATAACGCAGAGCCTCCCGGTCTACAGCGGCGTAGAGGTCGTCCCGGGCTTCTTCAGCATCGTCCATTACCTTAACAAGGGGGCCGCCTTCGGGATACTTAACGACGGCGGGGCCGCCAAAAAGCTCTTCCTCATAGGCGTCTCGCTCGTCTCGCTCGCCATTGTTACGTTCCTCATAAGGCAGTCCACTAGCAGGCTTCACTCCTTCGCCTTCTCGCTTATAGCCGGTGGCGCTGTCGGGAACCTCATCGACAGGGTCCGCTTCGGCTCTGTCGTGGACTTCCTCGACTTCTACCTCTACACGCGCCACTGGCCCGCATTCAATGTCGCGGACTCGGCCATAACCGCCGGGGTCGCCATCGCGCTCTTCTCTTATCTTTTCGGTAACGAAAAATCCGGGGAAGAAAACATTTAAAGGCAGAATACGGTTGGCACGCGAACGCATCGCGCTTCTGTGGCGGGGTAAAGGTTGTTCGCCGCAGATCCGGCCTTATTTCGAGCTGCTAAATCTTATCGAGGCCCAACCTCCTTGCCTCTGCCTCCACAAAGCCCTTTACCGCGGCGGTGTCTTCATCGGAGAGCGACATGAACATCAGCCCGTAGCCGCCAAATAACGTCTTGTTGGCAACCTCGGTGGTAGACCACTTAACCGTTGCCTTTGCCTCCAGCACCCGCGCCGTACCCGGCAAAGAGAACCTGAGCCTTACTACCGCCCCCGTCAGAAGCTCCGATTTTGTGTTGAGGAATGCCCCTGTATCGCTCAGGTTCAGCAGAAACCCGGTCCTGGTGATATCTCCGAGGATGAAGTCCGCCGCGATAGATACAGGCACCCTTATCCTGGGCTGCCCCTGGGCGACCTTCTCCGGGAAGAGGAGCCTGTTGACCCTGAAGACTATCTGCTCTGGCGTAAGCCCTTTTGTCATGAGGCCGCTCGCCCCCAGCGCCTTGAGCTTATCCATGACCTCACCCGGCTCATAGACGCCGGTGATGATGAGAACCGGGAACCTGCCCTGGAGACCGTTCTCGGATATCCAGTTGAGGACCCCGAAACCGTCGATATCGGGCATCTGGAGGTCGAGCATCAGGAGGTCTATGCCGCCGGAGTCTATCGATATCTCCCTTATAAGCTCCCTTCCGTCCTTCGCGAACTTGACCTTGTGCCCTGCCTCCACAAGGATGTCGCTCAGCTTGGTCCTGAAAAAAATGGAATCGTCCGCGACAAGGATGCGCTTGGAGTCCTTTGTTATCATTCCCTGCTTCCTTTCTTATTTGAACGCGTGGAAAGATTCGCCGGGGACGGTTTTTTTGAAGCTTAGACGGTCAGGAGAAACGAGGCTGGTGAACGGGTCGTATTGGTTCGCGATTTCCCCGGGCATGCCGGGCAGCAGCCCGGACACTTGGATTATACAGGAAACGGGCTGCCGCGGTCAATCGCCTTCGGCCTTGGGCATCTCCCATGTAGCGTAAGTGCATGAGGGGTATTTGGAACAGCTGAAAAAGGTCCTGCCCCTCTTTGTCCTTCTCTCGACGATCATGCCACCGTCCTGGTTCGGGCATGGGATGCCCGTGGAAAGCGGCTTCGTGGTCTTGCAGTTGGGGTAGTCCGGACAGGCGAGGAACCTGCCGAAACGGCCGCTCTTGACTATCATGTTCTTGCCGCAGGTCGGGCACGGGGTGTCGGTCGTCTCTGTGGTCCTCTCAAGCGGCACCACCTTGCCGTCCTCGCCTGTCGTGAAGTCCTTGGTGTTCTTGCAGCCCGGATAGGCGGAACAGGCAAGGAACTTGCCCTTTCTGCCCCATTTTATGACCATGGCGCTCCCGCACTTCTCGCAGGTGATGTCTGTGGGCACCTCTTCGGCCTTGACGTTCTTCATCTCCTTTTTCGCCTTCTCAAGGCTCTCCTTGAAGGGGCCGTAGAACTCCTTCATCGCCTCGCGCCACTCCATCTGCCCGTCCTCTATCATGTCGAGCTCCTCTTCCATGTGGGCGGTGAACTCTACGTCGAGTATGCCGGGGAAGCTCTGGACAAGGAGGTCCGTGACCATGAAGCCCAGCTCCGTGGGCTTCAATTGCTTGTTCTCCTTCACGACGTACTCCCTGTCCTGTATGGTCGAGAGTATGGCCGCGTAGGTCGAGGGGCGGCCTATGCCCTTCTCCTCCAGCTCCTTTACGAGCGAAGCCTCGGTATACCTGGGCGGGGGCTGGGTGAAGTGCTGAGCCGGGTCGAGGCCCAGGAGCTTCAACGCCTCCCCTGCCTTGAAGGCCGGAAGCCTCTCCTCCTTTTCCTCCTCAACGTCCTGCCCTTCGATGTATACCGCCATGAAACCCTGGAACTTGACGGTAGAGCCTGAGGCCGAGAAGGTATAGTCCTTCGCCTCTATAAGGGCCCTCGTCTGGTCCATGATGGCAGGCGTCATCTGGCAGGCTATGAACCTGTTCCAGATGAGCTGATAGAGCCTGAACTGGTCCCGGGAAAGGTCTTTTTTCACCGCCTCCGGCGGGTACTGGAAGTAGGTCGGCCTTATGGCCTCGTGCGCGTCCTGGGTCTTTTTCTTGGTCTTATAGATATTGGGACCCTTGGGCAGGTAGTCCGCCCCGAACTTCTGCTCGATATGGACCCTTGCCGCCGCTATGGCCTCGTTGGATATCCTTGTGGAATCGGTCCTCATGTAGGAGATGAGGCCTACAGGGCCTTCGTTCCCTATCTCGACCCCTTCGTAAAGCTGCTGCGCGAGCATCATCGTCTTCTTGGCTGTGTATCCGAGTTTCCGCGCCGCCTCCTGCTGGAGCTTACTTGTGGTGAACGGGGCTGCCGGGTTCCTCTTCGTCTCCTTTGATTCGACCTCGGCCAGCTTGAAGGGCGCTCCTTCAAGCCCCGAGAGAACGGTCCTGGAATCGAGTTCGTTATTGAGATCGATCTTCTTCCCGCCCTTTTTGGCAAGCTTCGCCGTGAAGGCGTCGCCTGCGAGCGTTTCAAGCCTCGCGGTTATCGACCAGTACTCCCTCGGGACAAAGGCCTGTATCTCCCTCTCCCTTTCGCAGATGATGCGGACCGCGACAGACTGCACCCTGCCGGCTGAAAGCCCCCTTCTCACCTTGTCCCAGAGTATGGGGCTCACCTGGTATCCGACGAGCCTGTCGAGGACGCGCCTTGCCTGCTGGGCCTCGTACTTGTGCTGGTCCAGGGTGGTAGGGCTTGAGATGGCCTCCTTGACGGCCTTTTCGGTTATCTCGTTAAAGAGGACGCGGAACGTCTTCTCCTTCTTCTTGTCTATCTCCTCGGCTATATGCCATGCGATAGCCTCGCCCTCCCTGTCAGGGTCGGGCGCCAGAAAGATCTTTTCAGCGATCTTGCCCGCCTTCTTCAGCTCGCGTATCGTATTGGCCTTGCCTTTTATAAGCTCGTAATGGGGCTCAAAGCCGCTGTCTATCTCTATCCCGAGCTTGCTCTTGGGAAGGTCCTTTATATGCCCTACCGAGGCAAGCACCATGAAGTCCTTGCCGAGGAACTTGTTTATTGTCTTTGCCTTCGCGGGTGACTCGACTATTACAAGCGATTTTGCCATCTTACCCTGTGTATATGCGGTTTTTTATTTTTGAACCACCGGACAATCGAAACTATTCCCCGGAGTTCGGCCCTTGTCAAGCAAGCGTGCTGTAATTGGATTTGCAGTGCCGGACATCATGACGGCATCGGGACGATAAGCGCCTGTAAAACGCCAGCAATTATAACATAATCCGCTCCCGATGGCCGTCTAAAATCGAAAGCTGGTTTTTTAACAGGTTGCTGAAAAACTCAAAACACTTCCAGCCGTTAGACCCGTCGCATGAAGCATTTCCCCGGCTTCTGCTCTACAAAGCCCTTCAGCTCCATTTCAAGGAGAAGGGTCGAGGTCCTCGCTACAGTAAGGCCTGTCCTGTCGATGAGGCTGTCTATCTGAGCCGGCCCTTCTTCGAGGGCATCGAGTATCATCATCTCCTCGGCTCCGGCCTTAAGCTCTGAGGCTTGCCTGCCCTGCGTAAGCGGGCTTATTGAAAGGGCCGCAGCCACGTCGGATGCGCTCTCGACCAGCATCGCCCCATCCTTGATGAGCTTGTTCGTGCCGGTGCTCCTGTATGAGGTCACCTGCCCAGGCACGGCGAAGACCTCCCTGCCCTGTTCGAGGGCGAGCCTCGCGGTCATGAGAGAGCCGCTCCTTAAAGGCGCCTCCACCACCACGACCCCCATGGAGAGCCCGCTTATTATCCTGTTCCTCCTCGGGAAGTTATGCGGAAGCGGCGGAGTCGACATGAGGTACTCGGTTATGAGCAACCCCTTTTCCGCTATCTCATCGTAAAGCTTTCTGGACTCTCCGGGGTATACGATGTCAACTCCGGTGCCAAGGACCGCGACGGTAGCGCCGCCGGCTGAGAGCGCCCCTTTGTGGGCCGCGGTATCGCATCCCCGGGCCATGCCGCTTACAACTGTAGCGCCCATATAGCCGAGCTCAGTCCCGAGGGTCTCGGCCATCTTAAGGCCATAATGGGTCGGATGTCTCGTCCCCACCACACCAACCGCCGGGAAGCCGTCCCTGTACTGCGCGCCCTTCATGTACAGCAAACATGGCGGGTCGTAGATCCTTTTAAGGGCCGATGGGTACTCCGAGTCTTCAAAGGTCACTATCCTCGCGCCGTCCTTGTGCGCGAGCTCACGCTCCTTTTCGACCCTGTCCCATGCATCGAACGCCCTTACAGACCTGGCAAAAGGGACGGAGAAGCCTTCAAGGGCTTTTTCGTCGGATGAGAATATCTCCTCCGGGCCATTGAACCTCTCAAGCAGGGTAACGACGCTTAAGCGTTCCATGCCCCTCAGCATGCTGAGGGCAAGCCAGTATTCAAGCCTATCCTTACCCAACGATCTCCCCTCAGGCGTTTTTTCTGCTCGGCTTGTTTTCGGGATGCTTGCCAGTTGGGCGGCTTTCAAGCCGCCCAACTGTTGTGAGCCTACTCGGTACGGAGCGTCGATACGCCGTCGCCCCAGACTATCGCTCTGGTGCTCTTGACCAGGACCGCGGTAGACGCGCCATCAGATGTCTCTATTACGACGAGAGAGCCCAGCTCAAGGGGCGGCAACTGGATCTCTTTGCCGTTCATCGGGTCCGGCACTTTAGGGACGGCCCTGTAGACGCGCATCATATTGCCGGGCTTGAGCCCGTCCCTGGAGCCTTTGTCGATATAGACTACGTCGCCGGACGACAGGTTCTCCTTGCCCTCAAGGGCAGTGACGATCACGCCGGCGACATCGGTATCCGCTTCGGTTATGGCGACTTCAAGGACAGGCGCGCTGTAAGGCCTGAGCTTCGCGCCGACCGGGACCTCATGATAGACTCTGTCGACCGTGCCCTCGACCACATCTGCGACCTTTGTGACAATAACGCTGCCGAGTACATCTATCTCGTAGCCAAGGCCCTTTCCGGTCTCCGGGTGCTTGATCCGCCTGCCGGCGGCGAATATGGTATAGCGGTCCCCGGCATTGACGGAAGCCTTATCCTTAAACGTCAGGAAGACATCCTCGCCATCGCCGAAGTAGTTGTTTTTCTCTTTGGTGGCGGCTATGGCGCCGCTGCCCTTCAGGTCTTCAACCGAGATAAAGCCGCTCCTCGCGATCGCATGGTCTTTAAGCTTCGGCCCCGCCGGGGCTTCCGGCGCTTTCACCTCTTCAGCTTCTGGTTCGAGGAGCTCGACCTTCTCGGGGGGCTCCTCGAGGGTTACCTTATCAAGGCCTTCCGCTTTCGCGTCAGCCGGCTCCATTACCTCTATCCCGTCTGGCGTGATCCTTACGATATTGCCGGGGTAGATAAGGTGCGGGTTCTTGATGTAAGGGTTGTTCTTCCAGACCCCTGGCCACTTAAACGGGTCTTTAAGATACTTTTCAGAGATATCCCAAAGGGTATCCCTTGGGACTATCTTGTGGTAGACCGGCTCTCCCTCAATGGCTGCCTCAGGTGTGGCTGCCTCAGGCGCCTCACCCGCGGTCGCGTGCGCGGCCATGAAGACCGACGCTAAAAGAGCGGCTATAAATAACCTTTTCGTGGCCATCTTTGCACCTACCTTTCGCCTTTCAGGGCCTTTCTGGCCATTGCGGCGGCGTTCGAGGAAGGGTACTTCGAAAGGAGCCTTTCGAAGTACGCATTAGCCTGCTCTGACCTACCCATCTCCTTTAGCGACAATCCCGCCTTCAGAAGCGCGTCAGGGGTCTTGTTCTCCTCGGGGTACTTATCGGAGACTTCAGCGAACTTCTCAAGGGCTTTTTCAAAATCCTTCTCGGTGTAGTACGCCTCCCCTATCCAGTAAAGGGCGTTGTCGGAGAGGCTGTGCCTCGGGTATGCCTTTATAAACGAGGTAAAGACCTGCCGTGCCTCTTCATACCTGCCCGCCATGAAAAGGTCCTGCCCCCTGTTGTACATCGGCTCGGCATCCTTCATGGACTCTCTCGTGGTATGGCCTTTCTGGTCCGGGCCCGGGTTATACCTTAAAGGCTCCTCGGCGAGAGGCACGACCTTGAGCCCCTCTGGCGGCGCCGCGGGCACCGAGGCGGCGCTCAATTTTTCGATCTCGGCCCTGGAGGCGTCAACCTTCTCCTGGAGGAGGGTCAATCTGTTGCCAAGGTCGTCTATCCTGCCGTTGGAGGCGTCGACGGACGCCTTAAGCTCATTGACCTTGATGGAGAGCTGATCGATGGCCAACTGCTGCTCCTTAAGCCCGGCGCAGCCGGATAGGGCCAGCGCCGTGAGGACGAAAAGTACCGGTTTTAGCTTCATTTTGGGAAACTTAATCTCCTTCTCCTCGATTTGTCAAGCAAAATTAAAGAAACCGGCCCGGGGCTTTTCGCCTTCATAGACGAATTTACCCCCTGGATAAAGGCGCGTCAGTGACCCGAATCACGCTCCCCGGTATCGAGCATCTCCTGGATCTTCCTCCCGAGAGCGGCCTTCCCCTCGCCGGTAGTCGCAGAAAAGAGGACGGGGCTGCCGAGGTCGACCGTCTTTTTTATCCCGGACAGCCTCGATGAGAGCTGGTTTCTGGATAGCTTGTCGACCTTGGTGAATACCACGGTGCAAGGGATGCCGTGCCCATTAAGCCACTCAAGGACGTTACCCTCCTCTTCCCCCACATCCCTCCTCGGGTCGAGGATAAAGAGCGCGCCCTTTATGCTGCCGCGCTTCCTGAAGTACTCCTCGGTCATCCGCTTCCAGGACTTTCTTTCCTCCAGCGAGACCTTGGCGTAGCCGAATCCCGGCAGATCTACCAGGAAAAAATCCCCGTTTACGCGGTAGAAGTTTATGGTCCGCGTCTTTCCGGGCTGAGAACTGGTCTTGGCAAGCCCTTTCCTGTTAACGAAGGAATTGATGAGGGAGGATTTCCCGACGTTGCTCCTGCCAATGAGCACAACCTCTGGCGCCCCGGCGGCAGGGCACTGCTCAAGCTTCACCGCGCTTGCTATGTACTCAGCTTTTGCCACCCTTATCATGTTACCGTAATTATCTCCTCGTAGGTAGTAACGCCCTGGAGCATCTTCCTTATGGCCGATTCCCTCAGGGTCGACATCCCGTCTTCCCTCGCGGCCTTGAGGATTGCCGAGGTATCGACCGTCTTTGAGAGGACGGCCTTTACCTTTTCAGTAAAGTCCATTATCTCGAATATCCCGTTCCGCCCCCTGTAGCCGGTGCCCCTGCATTCAGCGCAGCCCTCGCCGTAGAAGACCTTGTACTCGCGTTCCTTTAGCCTCAGGTTCTGCATCTCCTCGACAGAAAGCGTCCGTTCCTTCCGGCAGTGAACGCAGATCTTTCTTACGAGCCTCTGCGCCAGTATCCCGGCGACAGTCGAATTTATAAGGAAGGGCGGCACGCCGAGGTCAGTAAGCCTTGTAACTG
It includes:
- a CDS encoding tol-pal system protein YbgF produces the protein MKLKPVLFVLTALALSGCAGLKEQQLAIDQLSIKVNELKASVDASNGRIDDLGNRLTLLQEKVDASRAEIEKLSAASVPAAPPEGLKVVPLAEEPLRYNPGPDQKGHTTRESMKDAEPMYNRGQDLFMAGRYEEARQVFTSFIKAYPRHSLSDNALYWIGEAYYTEKDFEKALEKFAEVSDKYPEENKTPDALLKAGLSLKEMGRSEQANAYFERLLSKYPSSNAAAMARKALKGER